The nucleotide window TCGCCCTGGGCATCGTGCTGGGCTATCTCATCTACCAGGGCGCGGTGCGCATCAACTTCCACCTGTTCTTCGCCGTCACCGGGTACTTCCTGGTGGTCGTCGCCGCGGGGATCGTCGCCTACGGCGTCGGCGACTTCCAGGAGGCCGGCGTCCTGCCGGGCATCATGAACCACGCCTGGGACCTCTCCGCCCACCTGCCCCCGCCGAGCTCCCCCCTGTACTGGCTCTACGTGGTCCTCAACGCCATGTTCCAGGTCAACCTCCAGCCCACCGTCCTCCAGGTGGCGGGCTGGGTGGCCTACATCGTCCCCGTCCTCATCATGCTGACCCTCCAGATCCGCGGCACCCGGCCCCCGCGGCGCACCGTGACGGCGGGACCCGCAGACCAGGAGCGCCCCGCCCCCGAGGCCGAGCGGGCCGGTGCCCCCGCGCCCGCCGAGCACTCCGACCAGGCCGCCTCCACCTGAGCCGCAGGCAGGGCACCCCCGGCCCGCCAGCACTCACCCTCCGCCTGCCCCTTGGACCTCCCCGCAACACCCCTCATCCACCTCTCACCGAAGGAAGACACGATGATGATCCCGAGCATCAAGCGCCGCAGCCTGCTCACCCTGCTCCCGCTCACCGCCCTGGGGCTGGCCGCCTGCGCCGACAACCCCAGGAACTCCACCGGCTCGGGGGCCTCGGCCTCCGCCTCAGCCCAGGCCGTCACGGTCACCATCACCGACGACGGCTGCGAGATCTCCCCGGTCTCCTTCCCCGCCGGCCTGGTCACCTTCACCATCACCAACCAGGGCACCGTCCCCAACGAGTTCGAGGTCCTCACCGACGACAAGCTCCAGATCGTCTCCGAGCAGGAGAGCATCGGCCCCGGCACCACCGCCACACTGACCACCGCCCTGAAGGAGGGCACCTACTACGGCGCCTCCAAGCCCAATATGGTCGGCGAGCTCAAGGGCGTCACCGAGCTGACCATCACCCCCGGCCAGGAGATCGCCGTCAGCGACGACATCGCCAAGCTGGAGGAGGAGGCCGTCAAGAACTACACGGCCTACGTGCGCGACCAGGTGGGCCAGCTGCTCACCGCCACCCAGGAGTTCGTCGAGGCCTACCTCTCCGGCGATGTCGAGAAGGCCAAGACCCTCTACCCCCTGGCCCGCCAGTACTACGAGCGCATCGAGCCCACCGCCGAGGCCTTCGGCATCGAGGAGGCCGGCGACCTCGACGCCGCCCTGGACCTGCGCATCCAGGACCTGGCGGACGACGCCGGTAAGCCCGTGACCGACGCCAGCGTCATCGAGGGCTGGACCGGCTGGCACCGCATCGAGGCCGACCTGTGGATCACGGAGGCCTCCAGCACCTTCAAGTTCGCCGACGACGCGGCGCGCAAGAAGATCGCCGACCAGCTCAACACCGACACCCAGTCCCTCTACGACCTGGTCTACGGCAACATCAAGGGCGCCGGCGGCAAGGACTTCGCGCTGGAGCTGACCGACGTGGCCACCGGCGCCTCCACCCTCATGGAGGAGGTGGCCCTGACCAAGATCGTGGGCGAGGAGGAGACCTTCTCCCACACCGACCTCTACGACTTCAAGGCGAACGTGGAGGGCGCCCAGGTGGCCTTCGGCAACGTCAAGGACATCGTGGTTCAGAACGACCCGGATCTCGCCGACACGATCGAGAAGCAGTTCAAGGCCGTCGAGGACCTCCTCGCACCCCACGAGTCCAAGAGCTCCGAGGGCCAGGTCACCTACGTGGACTACTCCGCGATCGCCGCCGTCCAGAAGGACGCCGGGGAGAAGCCCGCCGACACCGACTACACCGATGTGCAGCGCAAGTTCTCCGACGCCGTCAACGCCCTGAGCGAGTCGCTCTCGCAGGTGGCCAGCAAGGTCCTGCACTGAGGCCGGCGGTGAGCGGGAAGGAGGAGGACGTGAGCGGCGCGCAGTCGGAGCCCCGTGAGCCCGGTGGGGCGCATGAGGGCCCTCAGGGCGGTGCGACGTCGGAGGGGCGGATGACCAACCGCCGCGCCATCTTCACCAGCGCCGGCCTGGGGGCGGCGCTGGCGGGGCTGGCGGGCGTGGCCGGGGGGCGGGCATGGGTCTCCTCCGAGAGGGCCGCCGAGGACACGATCCTGACCGTCTACCCCTTCCGGGGCGAGCGGCAGGCGGGCATCCTGACCCCCGCCCAGGACAACATGTTCACCGCCGCCTTCACCGTCTCCACCACGGAGGTCGAGGAGCTCAAGGAGCTGCTGACCGAGTGGACGGTGGCCGCCGAGCAGATGTGCGCCGGTGAGCTGGTGGGCGGGGAGCCCAGTGCGAACAAGCAGATGCCGCCCAAGGACACCGGTGAGGTCTGGGGCTACAAGCCCAACGGCCTGACCATCACCTTCGGCTTCGGCAAGAGCCTGTTCATCGATGAGGAGGGCCGGGACCGCTTCGGCCTGGCCGGCAGGCTGCCCGCCATCCTCGATGAGGGCATGCCGACCTTCGCCCACGAGCAGCTCAGCGCTGGCCAGAGCTACGGGGACCTGCTCATCCAGGCCTGCTCCAATGACGCCCAGGTGTGCGTCCACGCCATCCGCAACCTCACGCGGATCGCCTTCGGCACCGCCACCCTCAAGTGGAGCCAGATCGGCTACGGCCGTACCTCCTCGACCTCCGTGGAGCAGGAGACGCCCCGCAACCTCTTCGGCTTCAAGGACGGCACCAACAACATCAAGGCCGAGGACAAGGCCTCCGAGCTCGACGAGCACCTGTGGGTGCAGTCCGGTGACGACGGGGCCGCGGACTGGATGGTGGGCGGCACCTACTACGTGGCCCGCAAGATCCACATGTTCGCCGAGATCTGGGACCGCATCCGGCTCATCGAGCAGGAGCAGATCATGGGGCGGGACAAGCGCTACGGGGCGCCGCTGAGCGTGGTCAACCCGACCGCCTCCTCCGAGGAGTTCACCGCGGTGGACTACGAGGCGGTGGGGGAGGAGGGCGAGCCCCTGGTGCCCGCGGACTCCCATATCGCCGTCGTGGCCCCCGAGCGCAACCAGGGGCGGCGGATGCTGCGCCGCGGGTACAACTTCACCGAGGGCAACGACACCCTGGGGCGCCTGGAGACGGGGCTGTTCTTCGTGGCCTTCGTGCGCGACCCGCGCACCAACTTCTATCCCATCCTGGACCGCATGACGCAGACCGATGCCCTGGAGGAGTACCTCCAGCACCGGGGCTCGGCCCTGTTCGCCATCCCCCGGGGCATCAAGGACGGCGAGACCATGGTCGGCCAGGCGCTGTTCGACTGAACGCGCATGCGGTGCCCCACCGCCACAGGGCGTGGGGCACCGCATGCGCCCCTGCCACGGCCTCGGCGCCCGCAGCGGCTCGACCAGGGCGGGTCCTCCCGCAAGGGGGGTGCGCGAGAGCATGATGGCCCCATGCGCAACCTGACCGACCTCACCCGCCCCACCACGCCCAGCCGCGCCATCCAGGAGCGCATGGCCGCCGAGACCGCCGAGCGCGCCGGCCTCACCGGCCCCGCCACCGCGCTCCAGGACGGCGCCGGCGCCCCAGGCCCCCTGCGCACCCGCCTCGCCGAGGCCATCGAGCAGCTCGCCCCCCAGATCGTGGCCCTGTCCCACGATATCCACGACCACCCCGAGACTGGCTACCAGGAGCACCACGCCGTGGCCGCCGTCGCCGGCCTCCTGCGCGACCACGGCATCGAGCCCGCCGTCGGCGTCTACGGCATGGACACCGCCCTGCGCGCCGGCATCGGTCAGGGCCCGGCCGGCACCATCGCCATCCTGTGCGAGTACGACGCCCTGCCCGACATCGGCCACGGCTGCGGCCACAACGTCATGTGCGCCAACTCCACCGGCGCCTTCCTGGCCCTGGCCGCCCTCGAGGCCGAGCGGCCCGGCACCCTGCCCGGCCGCGTCATCCTCCAGACCACCCCCGCCGAGGAGAACTCCACCGCCAAGGAGATCCTCGCCGTGCGCGGCATGCTCGAGGGCATCGACGCCGCCATCCAGACCCACTCCTACGCCCACGATCTCACCCACCAGACCTGGCTGGGAGTGCGCCGCCTGAGCGCCGCCTTCCACGGCGTGCCCGCCCACGCCTCCTCCCAGCCCTTCATGGGCCGCAACGCCCTGGACGCCGTCACCCTGGCCCTGACCGGCCTGGGCCTGCTGCGCCAGCAGATCCTGCCCATGGACCGCCTCCACGCCGTCGTCGCCGACGGCGGGCGCGTGCCCAACATCGTGCCCGAGCGCGCCGAACTATCCATCATGGTGCGATCGAAGTACCCCGAGACCCTCAAGGACCTCGTCACCCGCGTCGAGGAGCTCCTCCACGGCGCCGCCCTCATGACCGGCACCGGCGTGGAGATCACCACCGACCCCCACTCCAACGAGATGCCCGTGCGCGACAACGGCCCCCTCCTGGCCGCCTGGGTGCGCTCCCAGCGCGAGCGCGGCCGCGAGCCCCTGCCCGCCGGCGTCCTGCCCGAGACCATCGCCGCCGGCACCGACTTCGGCAACGTCTCCCAGCGCGTCCCCGGCATCCACCCCCTCATCAAGGTCACCGACGGTCCCGGTGTGGCCCTCCATACCCGCGAGATGACCCGGGCCGCCGGGTCGGCCACCGGCGACCGGGCCGCCGTCGACGGCGCCTACGGGCTGGCCGCCGTCGCCCTGGACTGGCTGCACGACGACGCCCTGCGCCGGGCCGTCATCGAGGACTTCGAGGCCAGCGGCGGCGTCGTCGACGTCGAGGGGTTCTGGCGCGAGGAGCGCCCGGACCAGTGACCGGGGCACGGCCGGCCGGGGCCGCACCGGCCGGTTGGGACGGCCCGGCCGGTGCGGTGCGCCGCCTCAGGCGGTCAGGGCCTCGCGCATGACGTCCAGGCCCACCGACCCCAGGCGCAGGGCCCGGGTGTGGAAGTCCTTCAGGCCCGCCTGGCCCGCCCTGCCCTGGGAGGCCAGGGCGGCGTCGCGGATCTCCTCCCACAGCCGCTGACCCACCGCATAGGAGGGGGCCTGTCCCGGCCAGCCCAGGTAGCGGTCCAGCTCGAAGCGCAGGAAGGACTCGTTCATCGCCGCATTGTGCCGCAGGAAGGCCCAGGCCGAGCCCTCATCCCACACGCCCTCGCCCACGCCCTCCAGGGCCGCCAGCTCGGGGGGACGGCGCTTGCCCAGGTGCACCCCGATGTCCAGCACCACGCGCGCCGCCCGCAGCCGCTGCGCGTCCAGCATGCCCAGGCGATCAGCCGGATCCTCATGGAAGCCCAGATCCGCCATCAACTGCTCGGCGTACAGGGCCCAGCCCTCGCCGTGCCCCGAGACCCAGCAGCACTGGCGGCGCCAGGTGTTGAGCTCCTCGCGCAGGTAGGTCTGCATCCCCACCTGCAGGTGGTGGCCGGGAACCCCCTCGTGGAACACCGTGGTGCGCTCCTGCCAGGTGGAGAACTCCTCGGTGCCCTTGGGCACCGACCACCACATGCGGCCCGGGCGGGAGAAGTCATCCGAGGGCCCCGTGTAGTAGATGCCGCCCGTGGTGCTCGGCGCGATCCGGCACTCCAGGGCGCGCAGCGGAGCGGGGATGTCGAAGTGGACGCCGTCGAGCGCGGCGATCGCCTCATCGGAGGTGCGCTGCATCCAGGCCTGCAGCGCCTGGGTGCCGTGCAGCGTGCGCGCGGGGTCGGCGTCCAGGCGCTCCATGGCCTCGCGCACGGTGGTGCCCGGGCCGTAGAGGTCCTCGGCGATGGCCCGCTGCGCGGCATCGATATCCGCCAGCCGGGCCCGGCCCCACTCATAGGTCTCATCCAGATCGATCCGGGCGCCCAGGAACTCCCGGGAGAAGCGCTCATAGCGCTCCCGCCCCACGGCGTCCTGCGCCCCCGCCTGCGGGGCCAGCTCCTCAGCCAGGAAGGAGGCCAGATCGGCGTAGGCCCCCCGGGCCGCCCGCGCCCCGGAGTCCAGGGCCGAGCGCAGCGGGGCCTCCAGATCGTCCGGTGCTCCCTCGATGAGGGCCGCGTAGGAGGAGGCCTGGCCGGCCTGGTCCTCGGCCTGGGCGATGCAGGCCTCCACCTGGCGCCTGGCCGCCACATCCCCGCGGGAGGCCGCCAGGCGCAGGGACTGGGTGTAGCCCGCAAGGGCCCGGGGCACATCGGCCAGGGCCGAGGCGATGTGCTCCCAGTCCTGGGCGGTGCCGGTGGGCATGAGGTCGAAGTGGTCACGCAGGGCCTGCACCGCCGAGGTGATGTTGTTCAGGGCCCGCAGGTCCTCACCGGCCTGGGACAGCTCGCGCTCTAGGCCCAGGCGCTCGCGCATCGCCGCCAGCGTCACGGCGTCGACCCCATCGGCGGGTTCCAGGCCATCGAGAGCGGCCAGGGTCTCGCGGTTGAGATCATCGAGGGCCGCCAGGCCCTCGGGGGAGTAGTCGTCCAGGGCGCCGCGGGGCCCCGGCAGCCCCGCCGTGGTGGCGAACTCGGGGGACAGGCGCGCCAGCCGGGAGACATGCTGCTCGGCGACGGCGTCGATCGCCGAGGGCGTGCGGCTGGGGACACCGGGAGTATCGGGAGTGCTGGGGGTATCAGACATGGCGGCACCCTACTGCACATCTTCAAGGGGGCAGGAGCGCGCAGGCTCCGACTTTCCCGCATGATCCCGTCAGCCCCCGATCCGAAGATGTGCAGCGGCGCGGGGTGCAGGGCACGATGGGGCCATGAGCACGACCCGCCTGCCCGAGCCCCACACCGCCGAGCCCGGTGCGCCCCGCCGGCCCTACCGGGTCATCGCCGTGTGCACCGGCAACATCTGCCGCTCCGCCATGGCCGAGGCCGTCCTGCGCGACCGGCTCGAGGCCCTGGGCGCCCTGGACCGGATCCAGGTCGACTCCGCGGGCATCTCGGATGAGGAGCGCGGCAACCCCATGGACTCGCGTGCCCGCGCCGTGCTCCGCGAGGCCGGCTACACCACTGGCGCCGCGGCGCAGACGATCGGGGAGCATCGGGCCCACCGCATCACCGACGCCGAGATCCTCACCGCAGACCTCCTGCTGGCCATGACTGCGCGCCACCACCGCGAGCTGGCCCGTCGCGCGCAGCGCCTGGGCACGGACCCCTCCCGCATCCGCATGTACCGCTCCTTCGACCCCCAGGCCGCCCCTGGTCAGGGCGGCCAGGACCTCGACGTGCCCGACCCCTGGTACGGCACGACCGCCGATTTCCTCGACACCCTGGAGGTGGTCGAGAGCGTCAGCGCCGCCCTGGCGCCCCTGCTCCAGGAGCAGTCCCAGGAGTAGCCGGGCCCCAGAGGCACGGCCGGGCCCTCAGCCCAGGCGGGCCCGCAGCCAGGCGGTCACCGCCTCCAGGTACTCCTCGCGCGCCTGGCGGGGCGAGAGCGCCAGGTCGTGGCACCCGCCCGGGATCTGGCGGAGCGTGACGTCATCGCCCAGGAAGGGCGCGCGCTCGATGATCTGCTCCACGGAGAGCACCACATCGGTGGTCCGGGCCTCCTCCAGGGTCGGGTTGTCCGGCCCCGACGCCGTCGAGCAGCACACCAGGATCGGCACCGCGATGCCCAGGCCGTGGTGCACCTCGCGGTGCAGGCGGCGCACCCCGGCGAGGAAGCCCGCGCGCACCGGGAAGGACTCCAGCGGCTTGAGCGCCAGGTCCCAGTCCCACTCGCCCGACCAGTCCCGGTGCAGGGCCTCGACGTAGGCGTGGGGCTTGTCCCTGCGGCCCGCTCCCGGCTCATCGATGGCGCGCTCAGGGTCGCGCCGCGAGATGAGGTCCACCAGGGCCGACCCGTAGGAGCGCACCAGGGCCGAGCCGGGCAGGTCCAGCCACGGCGAGTTGAGCACCAGCGCCTCCACGCTGCCGGGATGATCCGCCGCCCAGATGGCCGCCTGGAGCCCGCCGGTCGAATGGCCGTTGAGCACCACCGAGGCGTGCCCGTGCTCCGAGCCGATGATGCGCAGCGCCTCAGCGATCTCCTCATCATGGACGCGCAGGTCGCGCACGTCATGGGGCGAGGGGTGCCCCACGCCCGCGCGGCCGCAGGAGCGCAGGTCCAGGGCGTAGAACTCATAGCCGGCATCCAGGTATGCCTGGGCCAGGTGGGTCTGGAAGAAGTAGTCGCTGCGCCCGTGCAGGTAGAGCACGGCCCGCCGGTGGCGGGCGCCCGCGGCGCGCTGGTGGACCAGGACCGCATGGTCGGCGCCCGGCGCCTGGGGCGACTCGGCCACAGGAATGCGCCGCGCCACCCACGGCTCCCCCAGGATGTCCACGGACTCCAAGGGGTTCGACGGTGGAGGCGGCGGGGCGGGGGCGGCAGGTGCGGAAGGACCGGAGGCGGTGCTCATGGGCCCATCCAAGCACGTGCCGACGGCCCCCGCGTATCGCCGGCCCGCCGGTGCCCCGCCGCCCGGCCGTGCTGCCCGCTCATGCTGCGCGCGGCGTCGTGAGCGCAGCGCTGAGAGGCATCGCCGGGCGAGGTCTCGGGACGCATCGTGCGGATGCGGGTCGCCACCCCCGGCGCGAGCGTGACCTTCGTCCCTTGGCGGGGCGGCGAGTTGCCTGGCCCGCTCCCCTCTGCGTACTTTGTACCCGACCATCCAGAGCAGCCGAGAGACCTGGCTCGACGACGCTGCAGCAACCCCCTTCGCGGTGAGGGTGCTTCCGCCAGGACCGATGGAGGAGCGCGTGAG belongs to Actinomyces capricornis and includes:
- the efeO gene encoding iron uptake system protein EfeO, with the protein product MPSIKRRSLLTLLPLTALGLAACADNPRNSTGSGASASASAQAVTVTITDDGCEISPVSFPAGLVTFTITNQGTVPNEFEVLTDDKLQIVSEQESIGPGTTATLTTALKEGTYYGASKPNMVGELKGVTELTITPGQEIAVSDDIAKLEEEAVKNYTAYVRDQVGQLLTATQEFVEAYLSGDVEKAKTLYPLARQYYERIEPTAEAFGIEEAGDLDAALDLRIQDLADDAGKPVTDASVIEGWTGWHRIEADLWITEASSTFKFADDAARKKIADQLNTDTQSLYDLVYGNIKGAGGKDFALELTDVATGASTLMEEVALTKIVGEEETFSHTDLYDFKANVEGAQVAFGNVKDIVVQNDPDLADTIEKQFKAVEDLLAPHESKSSEGQVTYVDYSAIAAVQKDAGEKPADTDYTDVQRKFSDAVNALSESLSQVASKVLH
- a CDS encoding Dyp-type peroxidase; its protein translation is MSGAQSEPREPGGAHEGPQGGATSEGRMTNRRAIFTSAGLGAALAGLAGVAGGRAWVSSERAAEDTILTVYPFRGERQAGILTPAQDNMFTAAFTVSTTEVEELKELLTEWTVAAEQMCAGELVGGEPSANKQMPPKDTGEVWGYKPNGLTITFGFGKSLFIDEEGRDRFGLAGRLPAILDEGMPTFAHEQLSAGQSYGDLLIQACSNDAQVCVHAIRNLTRIAFGTATLKWSQIGYGRTSSTSVEQETPRNLFGFKDGTNNIKAEDKASELDEHLWVQSGDDGAADWMVGGTYYVARKIHMFAEIWDRIRLIEQEQIMGRDKRYGAPLSVVNPTASSEEFTAVDYEAVGEEGEPLVPADSHIAVVAPERNQGRRMLRRGYNFTEGNDTLGRLETGLFFVAFVRDPRTNFYPILDRMTQTDALEEYLQHRGSALFAIPRGIKDGETMVGQALFD
- a CDS encoding amidohydrolase; amino-acid sequence: MRNLTDLTRPTTPSRAIQERMAAETAERAGLTGPATALQDGAGAPGPLRTRLAEAIEQLAPQIVALSHDIHDHPETGYQEHHAVAAVAGLLRDHGIEPAVGVYGMDTALRAGIGQGPAGTIAILCEYDALPDIGHGCGHNVMCANSTGAFLALAALEAERPGTLPGRVILQTTPAEENSTAKEILAVRGMLEGIDAAIQTHSYAHDLTHQTWLGVRRLSAAFHGVPAHASSQPFMGRNALDAVTLALTGLGLLRQQILPMDRLHAVVADGGRVPNIVPERAELSIMVRSKYPETLKDLVTRVEELLHGAALMTGTGVEITTDPHSNEMPVRDNGPLLAAWVRSQRERGREPLPAGVLPETIAAGTDFGNVSQRVPGIHPLIKVTDGPGVALHTREMTRAAGSATGDRAAVDGAYGLAAVALDWLHDDALRRAVIEDFEASGGVVDVEGFWREERPDQ
- a CDS encoding DUF885 domain-containing protein — encoded protein: MSDTPSTPDTPGVPSRTPSAIDAVAEQHVSRLARLSPEFATTAGLPGPRGALDDYSPEGLAALDDLNRETLAALDGLEPADGVDAVTLAAMRERLGLERELSQAGEDLRALNNITSAVQALRDHFDLMPTGTAQDWEHIASALADVPRALAGYTQSLRLAASRGDVAARRQVEACIAQAEDQAGQASSYAALIEGAPDDLEAPLRSALDSGARAARGAYADLASFLAEELAPQAGAQDAVGRERYERFSREFLGARIDLDETYEWGRARLADIDAAQRAIAEDLYGPGTTVREAMERLDADPARTLHGTQALQAWMQRTSDEAIAALDGVHFDIPAPLRALECRIAPSTTGGIYYTGPSDDFSRPGRMWWSVPKGTEEFSTWQERTTVFHEGVPGHHLQVGMQTYLREELNTWRRQCCWVSGHGEGWALYAEQLMADLGFHEDPADRLGMLDAQRLRAARVVLDIGVHLGKRRPPELAALEGVGEGVWDEGSAWAFLRHNAAMNESFLRFELDRYLGWPGQAPSYAVGQRLWEEIRDAALASQGRAGQAGLKDFHTRALRLGSVGLDVMREALTA
- a CDS encoding low molecular weight protein-tyrosine-phosphatase gives rise to the protein MSTTRLPEPHTAEPGAPRRPYRVIAVCTGNICRSAMAEAVLRDRLEALGALDRIQVDSAGISDEERGNPMDSRARAVLREAGYTTGAAAQTIGEHRAHRITDAEILTADLLLAMTARHHRELARRAQRLGTDPSRIRMYRSFDPQAAPGQGGQDLDVPDPWYGTTADFLDTLEVVESVSAALAPLLQEQSQE
- a CDS encoding alpha/beta hydrolase, which encodes MSTASGPSAPAAPAPPPPPSNPLESVDILGEPWVARRIPVAESPQAPGADHAVLVHQRAAGARHRRAVLYLHGRSDYFFQTHLAQAYLDAGYEFYALDLRSCGRAGVGHPSPHDVRDLRVHDEEIAEALRIIGSEHGHASVVLNGHSTGGLQAAIWAADHPGSVEALVLNSPWLDLPGSALVRSYGSALVDLISRRDPERAIDEPGAGRRDKPHAYVEALHRDWSGEWDWDLALKPLESFPVRAGFLAGVRRLHREVHHGLGIAVPILVCCSTASGPDNPTLEEARTTDVVLSVEQIIERAPFLGDDVTLRQIPGGCHDLALSPRQAREEYLEAVTAWLRARLG